A window of the Cystobacter ferrugineus genome harbors these coding sequences:
- a CDS encoding pilus assembly protein TadG-related protein, with protein sequence MVLMVISLFLLTLMVTVTLSIGTKVREKMEVQAVADAAAYSNAAVTARVYNEIALLSRAQIAHMVSMAAVQSLISWSTLFRAHVAATSLNYTIISGAHWADAGRCCNPYSGCTWMCGCSIAAAKLAGLKSYMVRFRDIMESMEFQALDTEAGAQSLRLQDAAMRLHGVQLLEYVRLMGEISGQSLADEIVDAAKAGSRVPGEWSAPGGGDSVSNREIGFFTGATTPIDILNSHHVFAAMGSRGFSFITGRSGIPAMVIQQQLQSLGYVAPPDNVMVVNQGSSYFSTLPNHGALWPLVNGKYSWTDDHGASTLRFNHTFMPCPRYQSALPTNVWLSSTDSTDPTDLHFWSPVFLADLIPAPVRHTLGRCMRCPSMWPTFIDYNPLPLVQEDDNFGQPKNFAVIQRDYGVREASGQPVDPWNLGFRFRFSPSRESGFDNRGLVLADGTNISRQTALSAGITYYHRKGHWKEPPNLLNPYWRATLVPLTVDDQGEDDVPDTLGDVGTGWAAESFEALRANGYEGGP encoded by the coding sequence ATGGTCCTCATGGTCATCTCCCTCTTCCTGCTCACGCTGATGGTGACGGTCACACTGTCCATCGGCACCAAGGTACGCGAGAAGATGGAGGTGCAGGCCGTGGCGGATGCCGCCGCCTACAGCAACGCGGCCGTCACCGCGCGTGTCTACAACGAGATCGCCTTGCTGAGCCGCGCGCAGATCGCCCACATGGTGTCCATGGCGGCGGTGCAGAGCCTCATCAGTTGGTCCACGCTCTTCCGGGCCCACGTCGCGGCCACCTCCCTCAATTACACCATCATCTCCGGGGCGCACTGGGCGGACGCGGGCAGGTGCTGCAATCCCTATTCGGGATGCACCTGGATGTGCGGATGCTCCATCGCCGCTGCCAAACTGGCGGGTTTGAAGTCCTACATGGTCCGGTTCCGGGACATCATGGAGTCCATGGAGTTCCAGGCGCTGGACACGGAGGCGGGCGCCCAGTCGCTGCGCCTGCAGGACGCGGCCATGCGCCTGCACGGGGTGCAACTCCTCGAGTACGTGCGACTGATGGGGGAGATCAGCGGCCAGAGCCTGGCCGATGAGATCGTGGACGCCGCGAAAGCGGGCAGCCGGGTGCCTGGAGAGTGGAGCGCACCTGGGGGTGGAGACTCGGTCTCCAACCGGGAGATTGGTTTCTTCACGGGCGCGACCACGCCCATCGACATCCTCAACTCCCACCATGTCTTCGCGGCCATGGGCAGCCGGGGCTTCTCCTTCATCACCGGCCGCTCCGGCATTCCCGCGATGGTGATCCAACAGCAATTGCAGTCATTGGGTTACGTGGCGCCACCGGACAACGTGATGGTCGTCAACCAGGGCAGTTCCTACTTCTCCACCCTGCCCAACCACGGCGCGCTGTGGCCCCTGGTCAACGGCAAGTACTCCTGGACGGATGACCATGGCGCCAGCACGCTGCGCTTCAACCACACCTTCATGCCGTGTCCCCGCTACCAGTCCGCGTTACCCACGAATGTCTGGTTGAGCTCCACCGACTCGACGGACCCGACGGACCTGCACTTCTGGAGCCCCGTCTTCCTGGCGGACCTGATTCCCGCGCCCGTGCGTCACACCCTGGGCCGGTGCATGCGCTGTCCGAGCATGTGGCCCACCTTCATCGACTACAATCCCCTGCCCCTGGTGCAGGAGGACGACAACTTCGGGCAGCCGAAGAACTTCGCCGTCATCCAGCGTGACTACGGCGTGCGCGAGGCCAGCGGCCAGCCCGTGGATCCGTGGAACCTCGGCTTCCGCTTCCGCTTCAGTCCCTCGCGGGAGTCCGGATTCGACAACCGGGGGTTGGTGCTCGCGGATGGGACCAACATCAGCAGGCAGACGGCGCTGTCGGCGGGCATCACCTACTACCACCGCAAGGGGCACTGGAAGGAACCGCCCAACCTGCTCAACCCCTACTGGCGCGCCACCCTGGTTCCCCTCACGGTCGATGATCAGGGCGAAGACGATGTCCCCGACACGCTGGGCGACGTGGGCACCGGTTGGGCGGCGGAGTCTTTCGAGGCCCTGCGTGCCAATGGCTACGAGGGAGGTCCGTGA
- a CDS encoding TadE family protein: MTPRVPPNRGQSGQASVEAALSMPLTVFLMLGTLQLFLMLQGRIMAEYAAFRAVRSGSVKHGDCTAMTHAAVLALMPSYHSFMRGSGSPAQKLGQAFGRYKDNVYRTSARGNPVEGALVWILRDSPVADTVPDEDQDFDQADGANRRMEIRLVYWYPLKIPFADWVISRMTLARWGLQDYTAQDPLTPVRRANWSAENPTTLEGSIRAELLRRVSIGFYSMPIHASASLRMMTPVRRQHFQTQNCAPAPEVL; the protein is encoded by the coding sequence ATGACTCCGCGTGTTCCCCCCAACCGAGGACAGTCCGGGCAGGCGTCCGTCGAGGCGGCTCTGTCCATGCCGCTCACCGTCTTCCTGATGCTGGGGACCTTGCAGCTGTTCCTGATGCTCCAGGGCCGCATCATGGCCGAGTACGCGGCCTTCCGGGCCGTGCGCTCGGGGAGCGTGAAGCACGGGGACTGCACGGCGATGACCCACGCGGCCGTGCTCGCCCTGATGCCCAGCTACCACTCCTTCATGAGGGGCAGCGGCTCGCCCGCCCAGAAGCTCGGCCAGGCGTTCGGCAGGTACAAGGACAACGTCTACCGGACCTCGGCGCGGGGCAATCCCGTCGAGGGCGCCCTGGTGTGGATCCTCCGCGACAGCCCCGTGGCCGACACGGTGCCCGACGAGGACCAGGACTTCGATCAGGCGGATGGCGCCAACCGGCGCATGGAGATCCGGCTCGTCTACTGGTACCCGCTCAAGATTCCCTTCGCGGACTGGGTCATCAGCCGCATGACGCTGGCGCGCTGGGGCCTGCAGGACTACACGGCGCAGGATCCGCTCACCCCCGTGCGGCGGGCCAATTGGAGCGCGGAGAACCCCACCACGCTCGAGGGCTCCATCCGCGCCGAGCTCCTGCGCCGCGTCTCGATTGGCTTCTACTCCATGCCCATTCACGCCTCGGCGAGCCTGCGGATGATGACGCCGGTGCGCCGACAGCACTTCCAGACCCAGAACTGCGCTCCGGCGCCGGAGGTCCTGTGA
- a CDS encoding sigma 54-interacting transcriptional regulator, translating into MRTPEPHPDDILTNPGENGLDSVVAPEAGAGAGTEILVLEPRATLKLRKCRLQVTAGPDEGRSVVSDKERLRCGAHPTNDLVLAEDRTASRHHFEILNTERGWLLVDLNSTNGTFLEGRRVERAYLSAGAVVRAGSSMLSFTPIDEEVTVEPDREGELGGLVGQSVHMRQVFALIKKIAPLDVSVIIGGETGTGKELVARAIHERSSRSKGPLVVLDCGAIPPHLIESELFGHEKGAFTGAMTERPGAFERAHGGTIFLDELGELRLDLQPKLLRVLENREVRRVGGNAVLSVDCRVIAATNRDLVKEIAAGHFREDLFFRLSVIHLQLPPLRERREDIPLILSRALAEPEVLSRHGRKHISPEALALLMAYPWPGNVRELVNVLSHVLAFSEGEEVLPEHLPARVRGQARELPLPFNEHLTFKDAKEQLLENFEREYITRVLSRCEGNLSRAARESGLHRKSIERLVKKYQLDAKGMKPR; encoded by the coding sequence ATGCGTACCCCCGAACCGCACCCGGACGACATCCTCACCAATCCGGGAGAGAACGGTCTCGACTCCGTCGTGGCCCCGGAGGCGGGCGCTGGTGCTGGCACGGAAATCCTCGTGTTGGAGCCCCGCGCCACGCTCAAGTTGCGCAAATGCCGCCTCCAGGTGACGGCCGGGCCGGACGAGGGCCGCTCCGTCGTGTCGGACAAGGAGCGCCTGCGCTGCGGGGCCCATCCCACCAATGACCTGGTGCTCGCCGAGGACCGCACCGCCAGCCGCCACCACTTCGAGATCCTCAACACCGAACGGGGCTGGCTCCTGGTGGACCTCAATTCCACCAATGGCACCTTCCTGGAGGGGCGGCGCGTGGAGCGCGCCTACCTGTCGGCGGGGGCCGTGGTGCGCGCGGGCTCCTCCATGCTGTCCTTCACCCCCATCGACGAGGAGGTGACGGTCGAGCCGGACCGCGAGGGCGAGCTCGGGGGCCTGGTGGGGCAGAGCGTGCACATGCGGCAGGTCTTCGCGCTCATCAAGAAGATCGCTCCGCTGGACGTCTCCGTCATCATCGGCGGCGAGACGGGCACGGGCAAGGAACTGGTGGCGCGCGCCATCCACGAGCGCAGCAGCCGGAGCAAGGGCCCCCTGGTGGTGCTCGACTGTGGCGCCATTCCGCCCCACCTCATCGAGAGCGAGTTGTTCGGCCACGAGAAGGGGGCCTTCACCGGCGCGATGACGGAGCGGCCGGGGGCCTTCGAGCGCGCCCACGGCGGCACCATCTTCCTCGACGAGCTGGGGGAGCTGCGGCTGGATCTGCAACCCAAGCTCCTGCGCGTGCTGGAGAACCGCGAGGTGCGGCGCGTGGGCGGCAACGCCGTGCTGTCGGTGGACTGCCGGGTCATCGCCGCCACCAACCGCGACCTGGTGAAGGAGATCGCCGCGGGCCACTTCCGCGAGGATCTCTTCTTCCGCCTGTCCGTCATCCACCTGCAACTGCCGCCGCTGCGCGAGCGCCGCGAGGACATCCCCCTCATCCTCTCGCGCGCCCTGGCGGAGCCCGAGGTGCTCTCGCGCCATGGCCGCAAGCACATCTCCCCCGAGGCCCTCGCCCTGCTCATGGCCTACCCCTGGCCGGGCAACGTGCGCGAGTTGGTGAACGTGCTCTCGCACGTGCTCGCCTTCAGCGAGGGCGAGGAGGTGCTGCCCGAGCACCTGCCCGCGCGCGTGCGGGGTCAGGCGCGCGAGCTGCCCCTGCCCTTCAACGAGCACCTCACCTTCAAGGACGCCAAGGAACAGCTCCTGGAGAACTTCGAGCGCGAGTACATCACCCGGGTCCTCTCGCGCTGCGAGGGCAACCTGTCCCGCGCGGCGCGCGAGAGCGGCCTGCACCGCAAGTCCATCGAGCGGCTGGTGAAGAAGTACCAGCTCGATGCCAAGGGCATGAAGCCTCGCTGA
- the ileS gene encoding isoleucine--tRNA ligase has translation MNDAGAPPQDSKDTVNLPKTDFPMKGNLAQLEPRMLGWWADHGIWGKILERRVGREPFVIADGPPYANGHLHAGHALNKVLKDIVVKYRNLSGRQCDYIPGWDTHGLPIEQAVEKRLKDKKIDKRTLDREAFLARCREYALEFIDIQRTEFKRLGVLGDWDNPYRTLDFAYEAQEIRELATFARRGMLYRRKKPVYFCLTDQTALAEAEVEYEQHSSPSVYVAFPAGPEVAERVPALAGRNVSFVIWTTTPWTLPANLAIAMNAEYEYVFYALGERVICVAKDLLPRVLAEVKADELEVKTVKVKGSEVSATALVEPERILAYARGDELEGCTYRHVFHPREGKILLGEHVTLEAGTGLVHTAPGHGQEDYEVGLKYGLDIYNPIRHDGRFDDSVGEWLAGKKVFEANPLVIDVLADKGVLLNGKTDKVEHSYPHCWRCHNPVILSATYQWFIPLDKPLHEGEGKTYRQQVLEEVDRVQWVPSWGQSRIRGMLETRPDWCISRQRSWGVPIPIAYCEGCDEALISPELMENVAVAVEKQGVGVWYRTPVADFLPEGQRACGRCGKTSFRRETDILDVWFDSACMFSAVLDRRQRIPADLFLEGSDQHRGWFHSSILVSVGTRDVSPYKACLTHGFVVDGKGEKMSKSVGNTVAPEKIIQQYGAEVLRLWVASSDYRNDVRLSDQILKGLSEGYRKIRNTIRYALSNLYDFEPERDAVAAERLQPLDTWARGRLADVVARVKRAYEAYEFHLVYATVVDFCAGDLSAVYFDILKDRLYTSKATGEARRGAQTVLYEVATVLLQVLAPIMSFTAEEAWQYLPGKKAESVFLTDFPEPSVKPDAALAERYAKLFAVRGAVQGLLEAARREKMIGSSLEARVVLSASGKAREFLQSHAAELPGLLIVSQVELADGAGEKAQALDVAQALGEDVKAEVLPARGAKCPRCWTYSEQVAAGASVCGKCQEALS, from the coding sequence ATGAACGATGCCGGAGCGCCTCCCCAGGATTCCAAGGACACGGTCAACCTTCCCAAGACGGACTTCCCCATGAAGGGGAACCTCGCCCAGCTCGAGCCCCGCATGCTCGGCTGGTGGGCGGACCATGGCATCTGGGGAAAGATCCTCGAGCGGCGCGTGGGCCGCGAGCCCTTCGTCATCGCCGACGGGCCGCCGTACGCCAACGGCCACCTGCACGCGGGCCACGCGCTCAACAAGGTCCTCAAGGACATCGTGGTGAAGTACCGCAATCTCTCCGGCCGCCAGTGTGACTACATCCCCGGCTGGGACACGCACGGCCTGCCCATCGAGCAGGCGGTGGAGAAGCGGCTCAAGGACAAGAAGATCGACAAGCGCACGCTGGACCGCGAGGCCTTCCTCGCCCGGTGCCGCGAGTACGCGCTGGAGTTCATCGACATCCAGCGCACCGAGTTCAAGCGCCTGGGGGTGCTCGGGGACTGGGACAATCCCTACCGCACGCTCGACTTCGCCTACGAGGCGCAGGAGATCCGCGAGCTGGCCACCTTCGCCCGGCGCGGCATGCTCTACCGGCGCAAGAAGCCGGTGTACTTCTGCCTCACGGATCAGACGGCGCTCGCCGAGGCCGAGGTGGAGTACGAGCAGCACTCGAGCCCGTCCGTGTACGTGGCCTTCCCCGCGGGCCCCGAGGTGGCCGAGCGGGTGCCGGCGCTCGCGGGGCGCAACGTCTCCTTCGTCATCTGGACCACCACGCCCTGGACGCTGCCGGCCAACCTCGCCATCGCGATGAACGCCGAGTACGAGTACGTGTTCTACGCGCTCGGCGAGCGCGTCATCTGCGTGGCCAAGGACCTGCTGCCCCGGGTGCTCGCCGAGGTGAAGGCGGACGAGCTGGAAGTGAAGACGGTGAAGGTGAAGGGCAGCGAGGTGTCGGCGACGGCGCTGGTGGAGCCCGAGCGCATCCTCGCCTACGCGCGGGGCGACGAGCTGGAGGGCTGCACCTACCGGCACGTCTTCCATCCGCGTGAGGGGAAGATCCTCCTGGGCGAGCACGTGACGCTGGAGGCCGGTACGGGCCTGGTGCACACGGCGCCGGGGCATGGCCAGGAGGACTACGAGGTGGGCCTGAAGTACGGGCTCGACATCTACAACCCCATCCGCCACGACGGCCGCTTCGACGACAGCGTGGGCGAGTGGCTCGCGGGCAAGAAGGTCTTCGAGGCCAACCCACTCGTCATCGACGTGCTCGCGGACAAGGGCGTGCTGCTCAACGGCAAGACGGACAAGGTGGAGCACAGCTATCCGCACTGCTGGCGCTGCCACAACCCGGTCATCCTCAGCGCCACGTACCAGTGGTTCATTCCGTTGGACAAGCCGCTGCACGAAGGCGAGGGCAAGACGTACCGCCAGCAGGTGCTGGAAGAGGTGGACCGGGTGCAGTGGGTGCCCTCGTGGGGGCAGAGCCGCATCCGGGGCATGCTGGAGACGCGGCCGGACTGGTGCATCAGCCGTCAGCGGAGCTGGGGCGTGCCCATTCCCATCGCCTACTGCGAGGGCTGCGACGAGGCGCTCATCTCCCCGGAGTTGATGGAGAACGTGGCGGTGGCGGTGGAGAAGCAGGGCGTGGGCGTGTGGTACCGCACGCCGGTGGCGGACTTCCTGCCCGAGGGCCAGCGCGCGTGCGGCAGGTGCGGCAAGACGAGCTTCCGCCGCGAGACGGACATCCTGGATGTGTGGTTCGACTCGGCGTGCATGTTCAGCGCGGTGCTGGACCGGCGCCAGCGCATTCCGGCGGACCTGTTCCTCGAGGGGAGTGATCAGCACCGGGGCTGGTTCCACTCGTCCATCCTGGTGTCGGTGGGCACGCGCGACGTGTCGCCCTACAAGGCCTGTCTCACGCACGGCTTCGTGGTGGACGGCAAGGGCGAGAAGATGTCCAAGAGCGTGGGCAACACGGTGGCCCCGGAGAAGATCATCCAGCAGTACGGCGCCGAGGTGCTCCGGCTGTGGGTGGCCAGCAGCGACTACCGCAACGACGTGCGCCTGTCGGATCAAATCCTCAAGGGCCTGAGCGAGGGCTACCGGAAGATCCGCAACACCATCCGCTACGCGCTGAGCAACCTGTATGACTTCGAGCCGGAGCGGGACGCGGTGGCGGCGGAGCGGTTGCAGCCCCTGGACACGTGGGCGCGGGGCCGGCTCGCGGACGTGGTGGCGCGGGTGAAGCGAGCCTACGAGGCGTACGAGTTCCACCTCGTGTACGCGACGGTGGTGGACTTCTGCGCGGGGGACCTGTCGGCGGTGTACTTCGACATCCTCAAGGACCGGCTCTACACGTCCAAGGCGACGGGCGAGGCGCGGCGCGGCGCGCAGACGGTGCTGTACGAGGTGGCCACGGTGCTGCTGCAGGTGCTGGCGCCCATCATGAGCTTCACGGCGGAGGAGGCGTGGCAGTACCTGCCGGGGAAGAAGGCGGAGAGCGTCTTCCTGACGGACTTCCCGGAGCCGTCGGTGAAGCCCGACGCGGCCCTGGCCGAGCGGTACGCGAAACTCTTCGCGGTGCGTGGCGCCGTGCAGGGGCTGCTGGAGGCGGCGCGGCGCGAGAAGATGATCGGCTCCTCGCTGGAGGCGCGGGTGGTGCTGAGCGCGAGCGGCAAGGCGCGCGAGTTCCTCCAGTCCCACGCGGCGGAGCTGCCAGGGCTGCTCATCGTGAGCCAGGTGGAGCTGGCGGACGGGGCGGGGGAGAAGGCCCAGGCGCTCGACGTGGCGCAGGCGTTGGGCGAGGACGTGAAGGCGGAGGTGCTGCCGGCCCGGGGCGCCAAGTGCCCTCGTTGCTGGACGTACTCGGAGCAGGTGGCCGCGGGCGCTTCCGTCTGCGGCAAATGCCAGGAGGCACTGTCATGA